One window from the genome of Cucumis melo cultivar AY chromosome 12, USDA_Cmelo_AY_1.0, whole genome shotgun sequence encodes:
- the LOC103483714 gene encoding plant UBX domain-containing protein 10-like isoform X1 encodes MVLYLPQNHVRYSNTRLAEASINGIVRRMVNLPRSILGGFSRVMNGGRRNRTLPSSYQYQILQQDTPYVPEEWSFLTSFQYQYGSMHPFFYACRFAEALKIAEDDHKFLFLYLHSPDHPFTPSFCEDTLCSELVVQFLDANFICWGALANRGEGLQMAITLGATSFPFCAVIAPAPGESITVLQQLEGPLSPADLVEILQRTLEEQGSAFGSSKLKREEKIKADRRIREEQDKAYLAALKQDKERERLKNPPLVLPKKAMDERLKQNSPIKQQGRVKETTFTRETPNKDPANKGKDSHPSSQILIRFPNGEKRERRFSSMDKVKSIYSYVDSLGLPGTENYRLIASFPRRVYGTDEMNMTLKDAGLHPRASLFLECQ; translated from the exons ATGGTATTGTACCTCCCACAAAACCATGTCAGGTACTCAAATACGAG ATTAGCCGAGGCCTCAATTAACGGTATCGTCCGACGGATGGTTAATCTTCCAAGAAGCATATTAGGAGGATTTTCAAGAGTTATgaatggaggaagaagaaaccGAACTTTGCCATCCAGTTACCAATATCAAATTCTGCAGCAGGACACACCTTATGTCCCGGAAGAATGGTCTTTCCTGACCAGTTTCCAATACCAGTATGGCTCGATGCACCCTTTTTTTTACGCCTGTCGATTTGCAGAAGCCCTGAAGATAGCAGAAGATGATCATAAGTTCTTATTCTTGTATCTGCACTCACCAGATCACCCATTCACACCCTCTTTCTGCGAGGACACATTGTGTTCAGAGCTAGTAGTGCAGTTTCTTGATGCTAATTTCATATGTTGGGGAGCACTTGCAAACAGAGGAGAAGGTTTACAGATGGCTATAACATTAGGAGCTACCAGTTTCCCATTCTGTGCCGTGATTGCTCCGGCTCCAGGCGAAAGTATAACAGTCCTTCAACAG CTTGAAGGGCCACTTTCTCCAGCTGATTTGGTGGAGATTCTACAAAGAACACTGGAGGAACAGGGATCAGCTTTTGGTAGCTCCAAACTGAAGCgagaagaaaagataaaagcagATCGAAGGATAAGAGAAGAGCAAGACAAAGCATATCTTGCTGCTCTTAAACAAGATAAG GAGAGGGAAAGACTTAAAAATCCACCTCTGGTGTTGCCTAAGAAAGCAATGGATGAGAGGCTCAAACAGAATTCTCCAATTAAACAGCAAGGTAGAGTGAAAGAAACTACGTTTACTCGTGAAACTCCGAACAAGGATCCTGCAAATAAAGGAAAAGATTCTCATCCAAGCTCTCAG ATACTAATAAGGTTTCCAAACGgtgaaaagagagagagaaggtttTCAAGCATGGACAAGGTGAAATCAATCTACAGTTATGTTGATTCGCTCGGCCTGCCGGGTACTGAAAACTATAGATTGATAGCAAGCTTCCCAAGAAGGGTATATGGTACCGATGAGATGAATATGACACTGAAAGATGCTGGCCTTCACCCAAGAGCAAGTCTGTTTTTGGAGTGTCAATGA
- the LOC103483714 gene encoding plant UBX domain-containing protein 10-like isoform X3 codes for MSSTMRETSRLAEASINGIVRRMVNLPRSILGGFSRVMNGGRRNRTLPSSYQYQILQQDTPYVPEEWSFLTSFQYQYGSMHPFFYACRFAEALKIAEDDHKFLFLYLHSPDHPFTPSFCEDTLCSELVVQFLDANFICWGALANRGEGLQMAITLGATSFPFCAVIAPAPGESITVLQQLEGPLSPADLVEILQRTLEEQGSAFGSSKLKREEKIKADRRIREEQDKAYLAALKQDKERERLKNPPLVLPKKAMDERLKQNSPIKQQGRVKETTFTRETPNKDPANKGKDSHPSSQILIRFPNGEKRERRFSSMDKVKSIYSYVDSLGLPGTENYRLIASFPRRVYGTDEMNMTLKDAGLHPRASLFLECQ; via the exons ATGTCATCAACAATGAGGGAAACTTCTAGATTAGCCGAGGCCTCAATTAACGGTATCGTCCGACGGATGGTTAATCTTCCAAGAAGCATATTAGGAGGATTTTCAAGAGTTATgaatggaggaagaagaaaccGAACTTTGCCATCCAGTTACCAATATCAAATTCTGCAGCAGGACACACCTTATGTCCCGGAAGAATGGTCTTTCCTGACCAGTTTCCAATACCAGTATGGCTCGATGCACCCTTTTTTTTACGCCTGTCGATTTGCAGAAGCCCTGAAGATAGCAGAAGATGATCATAAGTTCTTATTCTTGTATCTGCACTCACCAGATCACCCATTCACACCCTCTTTCTGCGAGGACACATTGTGTTCAGAGCTAGTAGTGCAGTTTCTTGATGCTAATTTCATATGTTGGGGAGCACTTGCAAACAGAGGAGAAGGTTTACAGATGGCTATAACATTAGGAGCTACCAGTTTCCCATTCTGTGCCGTGATTGCTCCGGCTCCAGGCGAAAGTATAACAGTCCTTCAACAG CTTGAAGGGCCACTTTCTCCAGCTGATTTGGTGGAGATTCTACAAAGAACACTGGAGGAACAGGGATCAGCTTTTGGTAGCTCCAAACTGAAGCgagaagaaaagataaaagcagATCGAAGGATAAGAGAAGAGCAAGACAAAGCATATCTTGCTGCTCTTAAACAAGATAAG GAGAGGGAAAGACTTAAAAATCCACCTCTGGTGTTGCCTAAGAAAGCAATGGATGAGAGGCTCAAACAGAATTCTCCAATTAAACAGCAAGGTAGAGTGAAAGAAACTACGTTTACTCGTGAAACTCCGAACAAGGATCCTGCAAATAAAGGAAAAGATTCTCATCCAAGCTCTCAG ATACTAATAAGGTTTCCAAACGgtgaaaagagagagagaaggtttTCAAGCATGGACAAGGTGAAATCAATCTACAGTTATGTTGATTCGCTCGGCCTGCCGGGTACTGAAAACTATAGATTGATAGCAAGCTTCCCAAGAAGGGTATATGGTACCGATGAGATGAATATGACACTGAAAGATGCTGGCCTTCACCCAAGAGCAAGTCTGTTTTTGGAGTGTCAATGA
- the LOC103483714 gene encoding plant UBX domain-containing protein 10-like isoform X2: MVLYLPQNHVRLAEASINGIVRRMVNLPRSILGGFSRVMNGGRRNRTLPSSYQYQILQQDTPYVPEEWSFLTSFQYQYGSMHPFFYACRFAEALKIAEDDHKFLFLYLHSPDHPFTPSFCEDTLCSELVVQFLDANFICWGALANRGEGLQMAITLGATSFPFCAVIAPAPGESITVLQQLEGPLSPADLVEILQRTLEEQGSAFGSSKLKREEKIKADRRIREEQDKAYLAALKQDKERERLKNPPLVLPKKAMDERLKQNSPIKQQGRVKETTFTRETPNKDPANKGKDSHPSSQILIRFPNGEKRERRFSSMDKVKSIYSYVDSLGLPGTENYRLIASFPRRVYGTDEMNMTLKDAGLHPRASLFLECQ, encoded by the exons ATGGTATTGTACCTCCCACAAAACCATGTCAG ATTAGCCGAGGCCTCAATTAACGGTATCGTCCGACGGATGGTTAATCTTCCAAGAAGCATATTAGGAGGATTTTCAAGAGTTATgaatggaggaagaagaaaccGAACTTTGCCATCCAGTTACCAATATCAAATTCTGCAGCAGGACACACCTTATGTCCCGGAAGAATGGTCTTTCCTGACCAGTTTCCAATACCAGTATGGCTCGATGCACCCTTTTTTTTACGCCTGTCGATTTGCAGAAGCCCTGAAGATAGCAGAAGATGATCATAAGTTCTTATTCTTGTATCTGCACTCACCAGATCACCCATTCACACCCTCTTTCTGCGAGGACACATTGTGTTCAGAGCTAGTAGTGCAGTTTCTTGATGCTAATTTCATATGTTGGGGAGCACTTGCAAACAGAGGAGAAGGTTTACAGATGGCTATAACATTAGGAGCTACCAGTTTCCCATTCTGTGCCGTGATTGCTCCGGCTCCAGGCGAAAGTATAACAGTCCTTCAACAG CTTGAAGGGCCACTTTCTCCAGCTGATTTGGTGGAGATTCTACAAAGAACACTGGAGGAACAGGGATCAGCTTTTGGTAGCTCCAAACTGAAGCgagaagaaaagataaaagcagATCGAAGGATAAGAGAAGAGCAAGACAAAGCATATCTTGCTGCTCTTAAACAAGATAAG GAGAGGGAAAGACTTAAAAATCCACCTCTGGTGTTGCCTAAGAAAGCAATGGATGAGAGGCTCAAACAGAATTCTCCAATTAAACAGCAAGGTAGAGTGAAAGAAACTACGTTTACTCGTGAAACTCCGAACAAGGATCCTGCAAATAAAGGAAAAGATTCTCATCCAAGCTCTCAG ATACTAATAAGGTTTCCAAACGgtgaaaagagagagagaaggtttTCAAGCATGGACAAGGTGAAATCAATCTACAGTTATGTTGATTCGCTCGGCCTGCCGGGTACTGAAAACTATAGATTGATAGCAAGCTTCCCAAGAAGGGTATATGGTACCGATGAGATGAATATGACACTGAAAGATGCTGGCCTTCACCCAAGAGCAAGTCTGTTTTTGGAGTGTCAATGA
- the LOC103483714 gene encoding plant UBX domain-containing protein 10-like isoform X5, whose product MAITLGATSFPFCAVIAPAPGESITVLQQLEGPLSPADLVEILQRTLEEQGSAFGSSKLKREEKIKADRRIREEQDKAYLAALKQDKERERLKNPPLVLPKKAMDERLKQNSPIKQQGRVKETTFTRETPNKDPANKGKDSHPSSQILIRFPNGEKRERRFSSMDKVKSIYSYVDSLGLPGTENYRLIASFPRRVYGTDEMNMTLKDAGLHPRASLFLECQ is encoded by the exons ATGGCTATAACATTAGGAGCTACCAGTTTCCCATTCTGTGCCGTGATTGCTCCGGCTCCAGGCGAAAGTATAACAGTCCTTCAACAG CTTGAAGGGCCACTTTCTCCAGCTGATTTGGTGGAGATTCTACAAAGAACACTGGAGGAACAGGGATCAGCTTTTGGTAGCTCCAAACTGAAGCgagaagaaaagataaaagcagATCGAAGGATAAGAGAAGAGCAAGACAAAGCATATCTTGCTGCTCTTAAACAAGATAAG GAGAGGGAAAGACTTAAAAATCCACCTCTGGTGTTGCCTAAGAAAGCAATGGATGAGAGGCTCAAACAGAATTCTCCAATTAAACAGCAAGGTAGAGTGAAAGAAACTACGTTTACTCGTGAAACTCCGAACAAGGATCCTGCAAATAAAGGAAAAGATTCTCATCCAAGCTCTCAG ATACTAATAAGGTTTCCAAACGgtgaaaagagagagagaaggtttTCAAGCATGGACAAGGTGAAATCAATCTACAGTTATGTTGATTCGCTCGGCCTGCCGGGTACTGAAAACTATAGATTGATAGCAAGCTTCCCAAGAAGGGTATATGGTACCGATGAGATGAATATGACACTGAAAGATGCTGGCCTTCACCCAAGAGCAAGTCTGTTTTTGGAGTGTCAATGA
- the LOC103483714 gene encoding plant UBX domain-containing protein 10-like isoform X4, whose product MIRLAEASINGIVRRMVNLPRSILGGFSRVMNGGRRNRTLPSSYQYQILQQDTPYVPEEWSFLTSFQYQYGSMHPFFYACRFAEALKIAEDDHKFLFLYLHSPDHPFTPSFCEDTLCSELVVQFLDANFICWGALANRGEGLQMAITLGATSFPFCAVIAPAPGESITVLQQLEGPLSPADLVEILQRTLEEQGSAFGSSKLKREEKIKADRRIREEQDKAYLAALKQDKERERLKNPPLVLPKKAMDERLKQNSPIKQQGRVKETTFTRETPNKDPANKGKDSHPSSQILIRFPNGEKRERRFSSMDKVKSIYSYVDSLGLPGTENYRLIASFPRRVYGTDEMNMTLKDAGLHPRASLFLECQ is encoded by the exons ATGATTAG ATTAGCCGAGGCCTCAATTAACGGTATCGTCCGACGGATGGTTAATCTTCCAAGAAGCATATTAGGAGGATTTTCAAGAGTTATgaatggaggaagaagaaaccGAACTTTGCCATCCAGTTACCAATATCAAATTCTGCAGCAGGACACACCTTATGTCCCGGAAGAATGGTCTTTCCTGACCAGTTTCCAATACCAGTATGGCTCGATGCACCCTTTTTTTTACGCCTGTCGATTTGCAGAAGCCCTGAAGATAGCAGAAGATGATCATAAGTTCTTATTCTTGTATCTGCACTCACCAGATCACCCATTCACACCCTCTTTCTGCGAGGACACATTGTGTTCAGAGCTAGTAGTGCAGTTTCTTGATGCTAATTTCATATGTTGGGGAGCACTTGCAAACAGAGGAGAAGGTTTACAGATGGCTATAACATTAGGAGCTACCAGTTTCCCATTCTGTGCCGTGATTGCTCCGGCTCCAGGCGAAAGTATAACAGTCCTTCAACAG CTTGAAGGGCCACTTTCTCCAGCTGATTTGGTGGAGATTCTACAAAGAACACTGGAGGAACAGGGATCAGCTTTTGGTAGCTCCAAACTGAAGCgagaagaaaagataaaagcagATCGAAGGATAAGAGAAGAGCAAGACAAAGCATATCTTGCTGCTCTTAAACAAGATAAG GAGAGGGAAAGACTTAAAAATCCACCTCTGGTGTTGCCTAAGAAAGCAATGGATGAGAGGCTCAAACAGAATTCTCCAATTAAACAGCAAGGTAGAGTGAAAGAAACTACGTTTACTCGTGAAACTCCGAACAAGGATCCTGCAAATAAAGGAAAAGATTCTCATCCAAGCTCTCAG ATACTAATAAGGTTTCCAAACGgtgaaaagagagagagaaggtttTCAAGCATGGACAAGGTGAAATCAATCTACAGTTATGTTGATTCGCTCGGCCTGCCGGGTACTGAAAACTATAGATTGATAGCAAGCTTCCCAAGAAGGGTATATGGTACCGATGAGATGAATATGACACTGAAAGATGCTGGCCTTCACCCAAGAGCAAGTCTGTTTTTGGAGTGTCAATGA